Proteins from a genomic interval of Papaver somniferum cultivar HN1 chromosome 4, ASM357369v1, whole genome shotgun sequence:
- the LOC113271555 gene encoding pyruvate dehydrogenase E1 component subunit beta-1, mitochondrial-like isoform X1, translated as MEVKFGGIMLGIVRQKVGAKCINSSVKQSMPRTLDAARRFSSAAKQMTVRDALNSALDEEMSADPKVFLMGEEVGEYQGAYKITKGLLDKYGPERVRDTPITEAGFTGIGVGAAYYGLRPVVEFMTFNFSMQAIDHIINSAAKSNYMSAGQISVPIVFRGPNGAAAGVGAQHSQCYAAWYGSCPGLKVLAPYSAEDARGLLKAAIRDPDPVVFLENELLYGESFPISAEVLDSSFCLPIGKAKIELEGKDVTITAFSKMVGSALQAAEILSKEGISAEVINLRSIRPLDRDTINRSVRKTNRLVTVEEGYPQHGVGAEICASVIEESFGYLDAPVERIAGADVPMPYAANLERMAVPQVEDIVRAAKRACYRSVPKSATA; from the exons ATGGAA gTTAAATTCGGAGGAATTATGTTGGGGATTGTAAGGCAAAAGGTTGGTGCCAAATGCATTAACTCATCTGTAAAACAGTCTATGCCGAGAACGTTAGATGCGGCAAGAAGGTTTTCATCCGCAGCTAAACAG ATGACAGTACGAGATGCGCTAAACTCTGCTCTAGACGAGGAGATGTCTGCTGATCCGAAAGTGTTTTTGATGGGGGAGGAA GTTGGTGAATACCAGGGTGCATACAAG ATTACTAAAGGTCTGTTAGACAAGTATGGGCCTGAGAGAGTTCGTGATACACCAATTACAGAG GCTGGTTTCACTGGAATAGGAGTTGGCGCCGCTTACTACGGTCTTCGTCCTGTCGTAGAGTTTATGACTTTTAACTTCTCAATGCAG GCAATCGATCATATCATCAACTCTGCTGCAAAATCAAACTACATGTCTGCTGGTCAGATATCTGTACCTATCGTTTTTAGAGGCCCAAATGGTGCTGCCGCGGGGGTTGGGGCTCAACACTCCCAG TGTTATGCAGCATGGTATGGTTCTTGTCCTGGATTGAAGGTGCTAGCTCCATACTCAGCTGAGGATGCTCGTGGCCTTCTAAAAGCGGCTATCAGGGACCCTGATCCCGTTGTTTTCCTAGAAAATGAGTTGCT ATATGGTGAATCTTTCCCCATTTCAGCAGAAGTTCTCGATTCTAGTTTCTGCCTTCCTATAGGAAAAGCTAAG ATTGAGCTAGAAGGAAAGGATGTCACCATCACAGCCTTCTCAAAGATGGTGGGTTCCGCTCTTCAG GCTGCGGAGATCCTGTCAAAGGAAGGAATAAGTGCTGAG GTTATAAATCTGCGATCTATTCGACCTCTGGATCGAGATACAATCAATCGTTCAGTCAGGAAAACCAACAGATTGGTGACAGTTGAGGAAGGCTACCCTCAGCATGGTGTTGGAGCTGAGATCTG TGCATCTGTTATTGAGGAAAGCTTCGGATATCTTGACGCACCTGTAGAGAGGATTGCCGGTGCTGATGTTCCTATGCCTTATGCTGCAAATCTAGAGAGAATGGCGGTTCCACAG GTTGAGGACATTGTTCGTGCAGCCAAGAGGGCATGCTACAGATCAGTTCCAAAGTCTGCTACTGCTTAA
- the LOC113271555 gene encoding pyruvate dehydrogenase E1 component subunit beta-1, mitochondrial-like isoform X2, with the protein MLGIVRQKVGAKCINSSVKQSMPRTLDAARRFSSAAKQMTVRDALNSALDEEMSADPKVFLMGEEVGEYQGAYKITKGLLDKYGPERVRDTPITEAGFTGIGVGAAYYGLRPVVEFMTFNFSMQAIDHIINSAAKSNYMSAGQISVPIVFRGPNGAAAGVGAQHSQCYAAWYGSCPGLKVLAPYSAEDARGLLKAAIRDPDPVVFLENELLYGESFPISAEVLDSSFCLPIGKAKIELEGKDVTITAFSKMVGSALQAAEILSKEGISAEVINLRSIRPLDRDTINRSVRKTNRLVTVEEGYPQHGVGAEICASVIEESFGYLDAPVERIAGADVPMPYAANLERMAVPQVEDIVRAAKRACYRSVPKSATA; encoded by the exons ATGTTGGGGATTGTAAGGCAAAAGGTTGGTGCCAAATGCATTAACTCATCTGTAAAACAGTCTATGCCGAGAACGTTAGATGCGGCAAGAAGGTTTTCATCCGCAGCTAAACAG ATGACAGTACGAGATGCGCTAAACTCTGCTCTAGACGAGGAGATGTCTGCTGATCCGAAAGTGTTTTTGATGGGGGAGGAA GTTGGTGAATACCAGGGTGCATACAAG ATTACTAAAGGTCTGTTAGACAAGTATGGGCCTGAGAGAGTTCGTGATACACCAATTACAGAG GCTGGTTTCACTGGAATAGGAGTTGGCGCCGCTTACTACGGTCTTCGTCCTGTCGTAGAGTTTATGACTTTTAACTTCTCAATGCAG GCAATCGATCATATCATCAACTCTGCTGCAAAATCAAACTACATGTCTGCTGGTCAGATATCTGTACCTATCGTTTTTAGAGGCCCAAATGGTGCTGCCGCGGGGGTTGGGGCTCAACACTCCCAG TGTTATGCAGCATGGTATGGTTCTTGTCCTGGATTGAAGGTGCTAGCTCCATACTCAGCTGAGGATGCTCGTGGCCTTCTAAAAGCGGCTATCAGGGACCCTGATCCCGTTGTTTTCCTAGAAAATGAGTTGCT ATATGGTGAATCTTTCCCCATTTCAGCAGAAGTTCTCGATTCTAGTTTCTGCCTTCCTATAGGAAAAGCTAAG ATTGAGCTAGAAGGAAAGGATGTCACCATCACAGCCTTCTCAAAGATGGTGGGTTCCGCTCTTCAG GCTGCGGAGATCCTGTCAAAGGAAGGAATAAGTGCTGAG GTTATAAATCTGCGATCTATTCGACCTCTGGATCGAGATACAATCAATCGTTCAGTCAGGAAAACCAACAGATTGGTGACAGTTGAGGAAGGCTACCCTCAGCATGGTGTTGGAGCTGAGATCTG TGCATCTGTTATTGAGGAAAGCTTCGGATATCTTGACGCACCTGTAGAGAGGATTGCCGGTGCTGATGTTCCTATGCCTTATGCTGCAAATCTAGAGAGAATGGCGGTTCCACAG GTTGAGGACATTGTTCGTGCAGCCAAGAGGGCATGCTACAGATCAGTTCCAAAGTCTGCTACTGCTTAA